The DNA sequence tgaagtgttataagttattttgtgtctagcttttattttatctataaccttgcgattgctttgatgagtagtgagtcatgattattgatctagttgcgatagtatatctgtaagcagttgcacacacacacgtctctggtttgtaggttgaaTTGTAAGGTTTGATTGAgctttatgcgaataactgcatttgttgagatgttgcttgttgattggtttaatTATTCTATtagggatcgttgcattcatttagttgcattcatgcatttttatttcttgttctttgagtctatttatgcttgaggacaatcatcgattcaagtttgggggtatgttgagtggcatttatgacactttataatgctctattaagttttgaattggtgtatttgtactcaagttgttggtgttttaatatgttttctggtgtttttgcatttcaggcattaatccggaattcaggtgaattaTCATTGTCTtagtgctaatatggtgttaggatggtgtccaaggaataaagctcgggAAACCAACTtattgcagcaagaaaagaaagaaagcaGAATTTTATCCAGGAGGCCAGCACGCGGCCGTGCCCAAACTTTAGAGatacagcgcgcccgcgctgatcaagcgcgcggccacGTCGGTTCGGGAtgttaaaatcctgattctacttggcttctaattggaggacttctactttgcatgggctgctatatataccgAAATAAAAGACGTTTTTCAAGAGAGAGACGTAACAGAGTTTAATGAGAAGACAACAAGAAGACCTATATCataattcaacgaaggcgaagaagatctagtttattcttgtgaatctttgttctaagttgtaatcttggatgctcgtttcttattttgttgaacctaatactctcGATTTCATactttgtttatttttttttataaagactacgtttattataccatgctttcatcggaacccacgttgatgatgagtccggtTATGTGCAAATtgttattgtggggttctagcggatttatttgtggatttctttagttgatttatttcgatgccttagtgtgtggtgattgtatgataacctagtattggttgtgcttattcgtcttgtgagcatcacaaacttataagatagcgtgttaattcttaatgaagcaaaagtgaatttaagggtttagaacttgccatgctagcatagttcatgtgttattattatgcatgattcgtaggtaattttaaccatcttacttgcctatataatcacgataaataacttttgcattaaactgttatgttgtcaaattctattgACATATAGGTTCTcgatataattggtgtctattcagcttctatctcttttgtggatgtctgctAGTATgatattcgtgcaacgaaagttgccgtctatcagtttcgtgttatctgattagtgtcatcatcgttacatgctaagtctaagaacaaaaaggctattgaattaagtacttaatgaagttagaatcccatttTTGTGTTATACATTAATTAACTCTTTTTACTCTCTTTAGTTAatattctctagtataattctcaatagttaatcatagtataatcaaaactcaaattgttattcatcttagcattgaataatagccatatcattgttgcataggtgcataaatcacaaagttaatcTAAGCCTGtccctgtgggaatgaactagaaataattctatattacttgcgaacgtgtatacttgcatgaattttagcgcgtgtttagcgactaacaagtttttggcgccgctgtcggggactgtagtgttaacttttagtttatgtgtttgtcattagtgatcgttaaagttcattgactcggacatgGTTACTTACCTACTattttccttgtcgtgtttctggtactctagcgagcgtgtatgcatacgcgttcgcgggctcgtaagagaactctggatcaagccgaggaagaagctgtagtgattcgaagggaagtttttgaggacgaagagaaagtagaagaaaaagagaaagtcgaggaaccaactttagtagtgatgggagatcaagcagaaattcctaaggctctgatggactattctcaacctaagatcaatgatattcagtcgagcatcatcagaccagccatctcagCTAACACTTTTTAGATCtagtcgagcacgattcagatgataccaaactcagttcagtttgggggttctcctacagaagaccccaacatgcacatcagggatttcatcgagatctgcgacactttcaagttcaatggggtgactgaagatgctatcaagctgcgactcttcccattctctctgagggataaagaaaagtgctggttatattctctaccaccagggtatatcaccaaatgggaggatcttgctcaaaagtttctcactaaattctttcctatagcgaagactgctgcaatcaggaatgctcttactcagtttgctcaacaaactggagaatctctgtgtgaggcttgggatcgatataaggagatgctaaggaagtgcccacaccatggcatgcctgattggatgattataaaattgtttctacaatggtttgggcgctcattctagacctatgctcgatgcagcgtctggtggagccttatgggccaaaagttATAATAAAGCGTATGAGTTGATTGAGGTCATGACAGCTAATGAATACCGCCAATTGGTTTTTTTGCTCTTGCAGGATTAACATAGGACATTATATCACACAAACTTTGATCCACGCATTCAAAAGCCCGACGATGCTGCATAGAGGACTCATCCCAAATAATCAGGCTTGTATGATGCAATAACTCTACAATATTTGTCCCATGCTTGATTCCTGCAGTTGAGTTTTGATAGAGTTTTAGAGGAATATGAAATCGAGAGTGCGCCATTCTTCCACCTGGTAGCAGAGTGGATGCAATGCCAGATGATGCCACCGGTAGAACAATTTTTATTTCAGAACGCAATCGACAACAAATAGTCTTCCATATAAAGGTTTTTCCACATCCTCCGCTATCGTGAACAAAAAAAAGACGTCCCTTATCGTGCTCAATGCTATTAATAACAGATTGATAAACCTTCATCTGCTCAACATTTAGTTTACTATAATTAGCATCATGTAATTTTTTCATCTCATCCTTGTCATACGAAGTCTCCTCTATTATGAAACGATTTAAGTCCGTACATCTAAATACATCAGGAGGGAAAGGCATTGTTAGAAAATCCTTTAAATTTTTTTTGATATCATTCAAGAGTTTCTCAATTTCTGCGAGTTAAGAAATCAATTAAGGTGTAGTTTAATTTACTATTATTCATAgctataaattaataaattaatatagttATAAGAAGAATAAGAACCATCTGGACAACTAATTAATGCAATAAATTGATTCTAAGCCCAATTTTATTTTCCACTTTAAATAAAATCATACCTGCAAGATCATAATTTTTACATCTGATTCAGAGAGACGTATGTTGTTATTTACTGTGGCTTTCTTTCTATGATGTTCAATATCATCTGAAAAACAACTCTAGTGCTCATTCCACAAATTGAGTGGGTCTGATACAGAACAATATGCCAGTATGTTTACAAACATTTCGCGAAATTGATTAGGAAATGATGAGTGAGCATTTTCGATTATTGCCTCATGCCATTGGCTACCATCCAGTAGGAGTCCAAGAGCTACACATGATTCTTTAAAACTATCATATACATTACCATTCACATTTCATAAATCTTCAAATGACAAACAACCTTTTTACGCATTAGCAGCATGCGCAAATACAACAGGTCTCCCGCCGTCGCGTGAACCTCTGAAAGACGCCCAACAACTTCACCTCTCTGCCTTTCTTTCCACTTTCATTCCTTAGGAAACCAAGTGAAGTGACTTGAGAACTCTGAATAAGTGAAGTTACATGCACTGGGTATATTCTTGTTTGCTAAAAACCAAGCctccagtttagttcattttgAGTTGGCACGATCACAGATTTTTGTAGAGATTCTCCAGTTTTAAAACTCATATGCTTCTCACCTGGAAAGTGGACTGGTAAATGGTCGACAGTTGGCCAATGTGAATGGATGTCGAAACCAAAAATTCTCCATGATGCTTCTGAAGCACATACATAGCGTCCATCGAGATAGTGCTTCACCACATCCATAGATTTCCcttgattatttatctttttcaaggacaaatttcctctttctttctgaatcatcattgTTGCATTATCATGTCCCTTCAAGCAATACTTAAATAAGTACTTTAGTGACCTTGAGTTGTTGCATATCTCCATATTTATATGGCATTGAAATTTAATCAACAAATCTCTGTTGAAGGGTACAATATATTGATTATCCAGAAATGAACCTTTGACCTTAACACTTGCAGAGGTCTTCTGTCTACGGTAAATAGGAAATCCACATTCGTCAAAGCATGTATTCGAATTATATCTATCAGAAGATACTAAAAACATAAAAAACTATTGTCATGTAGCAATTGTTTAAATATTAGGATATGTAGTTGAAAAAGTGAAAAGATGTTAAGAACAATAAGGATAAAGTAACCTTTTAGGAAAATGACGCATGCATTTACCCTTGACCATACACGGAGAATATGTAAAATCATATCCACAAAGATCAGTATGTTGGACAGAAATCTCGGGAGACACAATGGCATCTATCTGATCTGAATTCTCTGGTCATCCGGATGCAGCCATATTAGCATATGACAATGTGGCAAACCTCTCTTCTGAAACTTAATGACGTGCATGACTATTGcaaaaaagaagaagaatatcattatatattttacagtaatgatataatttaattttatagtGAAGCAACTTTATGAACTATTTTAAGAACAACTGTAAAAATTGTAAGAAATAATAAGAGCATGATATATTTAACTCACTTCCAATGCACTTGCCAAAATAATTCTTTTTCTTTATAAGATCAATCAGTTGCTGTAGCTTTAGCTTAAATACTCGTGTTATAATGTCAGGGGCATcgtgtggcgccccaaaacccggggtcaggagtctcggaagccacgccatctaaactcacataactcacactataatatgtaaatactcacgcttcacgaccccacacttatcacacacacacttacaggttattgtcttggaaacgaaccatcatcactagagtaatttttattacaa is a window from the Apium graveolens cultivar Ventura chromosome 1, ASM990537v1, whole genome shotgun sequence genome containing:
- the LOC141711915 gene encoding uncharacterized protein LOC141711915 is translated as MPFPPDVFRCTDLNRFIIEETSYDKDEMKKLHDANYSKLNVEQMKVYQSVINSIEHDKGRLFFVHDSGGCGKTFIWKTICCRLRSEIKIVLPVASSGIASTLLPGGRMAHSRFHIPLKLYQNSTAGIKHGTNIVELLHHTSLIIWDESSMQHRRAFECVDQSLCDIMSYVNPARAKKPIGGIH